Proteins encoded in a region of the Bactrocera tryoni isolate S06 chromosome 4, CSIRO_BtryS06_freeze2, whole genome shotgun sequence genome:
- the LOC120774687 gene encoding transcription factor btd-like, whose translation MSDEVPSGRLSQIFDSLTNLQQQQVLQARRRSASSSSPSPANSGRATPSTASAGQQPFAFHHQHFSNHAHAYYMRAQDGNAYMHTFPAAAATQAHHHHHLHHMQSAHCYAQQQNAQQQQLYCGAQQQQMSLPPMYASQSLNSSPLLTKRATSFSGNMPLTRPHCENIAAIRISAATSGASGNAVSQSTPNSPRLMPRRVQRPPPIPAKPSAASLQSAGGGGSGAMAKKPVSATGSDASEKSDSGTTQPAAGAAINPGLAALDTDAPWPHFSTITEHLDVHQVNNYAQPVPEINWQERCLELQLELHRSKNQAGRIRDMLREKAGKRVNVSVASEA comes from the exons ATGTCTGACGAAGTGCCTTCGGGGCGCTTATCGCAAATCTTCGATTCGCTCACcaatctacaacaacaacaagtgctaCAAGCGCGCCGCCGCTCTGCCTCTTCATCATCGCCTTCGCCAGCGAATTCTGGCCGCGCCACGCCATCCACTGCCAGCGCTGGCCAACAGCCGTTTGCCTTTCACCATCAGCACTTCAGCAACCATGCGCATGCGTATTATATGCGCGCGCAGGATGGCAACGCGTATATGCACACCTTTCCGGCGGCGGCGGCGACGCAAGCGCACCATCACCATCACTTGCATCACATGCAATCGGCGCACTGCTATGCGCAGCAACAAAACGCACAACAGCAGCAGTTGTACTGCGGCGCGCAGCAACAGCAAATGTCATTGCCTCCCATGTATGCCTCACAGTCGTTGAACTCATCGCCTTTGCTCACGAAACGCGCCACATCCTTTAGCGGTAACATGCCCTTAACGCGTCCGCACTGTGAAAATATTGCCGCAATTCGCATCTCGGCAGCCACATCAGGCGCGAGTGGCAATGCCGTCTCGCAATCGACTCCAAATAGTCCGCGTTTGATGCCGCGACGTGTGCAGCGTCCACCGCCTATACCGGCAAAGCCAAGCGCGGCGTCGCTGCAAAGTGCTGGTGGTGGCGGTAGTGGTGCTATGGCTAAGAAGCCCGTGTCAGCCACTGGCAGCGATGCATCTGAAAAATCAGACTCGGGCACGACGCAGCCAGCTGCCGGTGCTGCAATTAATCCGGGCTTAGCCGCATTAGATACCGATGCGCCTTGGCCGCATTTCTCTACGATCACCGAGCATTTGGACGTGCATCAGGTGAACAACTACGCGCAACCAGTTCCGGAG ATTAACTGGCAAGAACGCTGTCTGGAACTTCAACTCGAACTGCATCGCTCCAAAAATCAAGCTGGCCGCATACGTGATATGCTACGTGAAAAG